The Komagataella phaffii GS115 chromosome 4, complete sequence genome includes the window CATCAACGGAGTCGTATACATTCATTCCCTGCTGACTCTTGGCGCTGTTTCGATCGGTAATGTCAGCATCCAAAGATTTCTCgaaagttgaaaaatccaGGAACTCATCCAGCGGTTCATCTACAGTCATTTTGCGGTCTATCCATAGTCCACGACGACCCATCCTTTTTCTAACTTTGCAAATGGGTGCAGTTACATCCAGTTTATTATTAGAAGCAACCTCGTAAATAGATGGTGGTAGTGGCGTGGTGAGAGCattgtctttgaaacaCAGGGTCCGAGGTAAAGGTTTCTTGTCTTTTATCAGCTGAGTGATTTCCGGATCAAAATAATTGGATTGATCCACTTCAAAAAGTGCAGCAGCAATGGATGAATATGGAAAATGTCCTTTCTCTAAGATGCTATCTGGGTTTGTGAATTGCAAAAAGGGGTTGAACGGGTCATCTGTTAAGTTAACCCATCCTCTATCTGATTCTTTCCGTTGACGTAGTTTTTCAGCCACAGCTCTATTGATAGCTTCGTccttttcattcaaaactgTAGAGACGGTAATCAAGTCCATATCAGGAATCCTAGACATGGGTAACTTGACGTATGGCTGGATCGATACAGGGTTGAGACCAGATTTAGATATCTGCTGCTGCTGTagctgctgttgctgttgttgagcTTGAGCTTGGTTCCGGTTGGGGTAGTTTCCAGAGTTGTATCCTTTGCGGTATTTACGATCTTCATCCGTCGTAGGTAcaaccttctttctcttgtGCGCAACAAGGTCTTCCTCTTCACCTTTAACACCAAGAtctctcttcaaagttttaaCGCTACATCTCAACTGGAAGACTTCATGTCCAACTTCAATAGCTTCCTTGCGTTTGACCTCTCTCTGAGCAACAGCAAGCAGCAAATCTCGAGTCTGCTTGAGTTCTCGATGAAGTTTGCGCAGCCTTTCGGAGCCTTGAGTATCAGTCCGTCTTGTTTTCCTAGCTTGACGGAACTCTCGTCTTCTGAAACAAACATATGGATCGCTGTCATCCTTTTCAGATGAGTCCTCAAACCTTAATTGAGCTGTTATAGGTCTCCCATGTCTGGCAATACGTCTTTGCTTCCAGTGATCGTAGATTTTTTGACCAAAAATTCTTAGTAGCTCCGCCAGTTTTCTATGTGATAGTTGAGATCTTTGGCCATCAAGGAGAGTGCGAAATGGATGCAAACCTAATTGTTTCTCCAAGCTTAATTCTATTTCCTCAATTGAATTAGGATCAACAACCAATGCTGCGGAAtgaagttcttcaaacgTCAAAATCTGTGATGGGTCCATGGCGAGAAAAGGCTGTTTCTTATCTATTACGACTTCGAAACGCTGCAATACAATTTCCAGTTCCGTCTCGGTGCAAGGCTTTATGCCATTGGCTAgatttttgttcaaaacttccttcaagaagctttcatcttcttcatctaaATTGTATATGCAACCAGTGGTCTCTTCCACTGTGGCACTAAATCGAATATAAGTGCCTGGAGGCTGAAATTTGTCACGATAATACTTATCATAATCTTTCCATACTTGTGATGCATCTGGAGTTGGGATATAGGCTTTTTCAACCTTACCTCCAGAAATAACAGCAGCCTGTGCGGCATTGATAACTCGTTGTAAAtgctcttcttcttcttctcccTTCTCAACACCAGTTTCAATCTTTTGTAATTCTCTCTGCTGATCTTCAGTCTCCAGGTCAGCGATGTCAGACTGCTTGAAGACCTGTAGGGTCTGCTTCACGGAAATCTTCCTCTGACGGAATCTGGCACCAGCCGCAGATGGTAAAACCATAATAATCTTAGAGGTCTGGGGATTGTTATTTACAACAGAGACCTTGTGGTGTTGTGTGCTCCTTGGACGGATTTACTCGAAGATTGGACGAGGAGGAGCTAACAACAAAGGCCTACGGGGTGATGGTAGTGGCACTTGCCCTGGGATCGATGAAAAGTGGTGATTTCCAATTGGGTGTAGACTGGCGACTGAGCTTACCTCtgatttttggaaagatgGATTGTCGAATTTGATCTTCAGTGTGTCTTGGTGTGTTCTCCTAACAAAAGGGTTATTCGTGAAAATTCTTCGGAAGGTTGCGCTTACACTATCAAAACATTGAAAACCAAAACAGTCTCCGGATTACTTCTGAAAAGCCTGGGTATTGGATTGGGCAGATCAATCTGGTGATGATCAATGTTTTTGTCGGGAGACACTGCTCGTGGTAGCGTGTCGTACCGTGTTAGACTTTGAGGTAGTAGGGAGGTGGTGTCGACCTTTGCTTAGTATGGAGTGGCAAAAAGTTTCCCTATTGGGCTTCGCGGCACTAAGAACTACATCTATTCGCGACTGGAATATCGAGCACCGGGAAAGGAGCGACGAGCGAAGAGCGAGGAGGTGGAGTGACAGTCTGGGGGCGGGCGAAACCAAATACGTAAGCCCTCTGGAAGATCCGGGGTAGATCAGGGAATTGTTTTCATGTGGAACATCTTACAAAGCTCCCATTGCTATGATCTAATCTTCCAATGGCTTGCCGTTGTAGTTTACTGGTGACAGGCCTCAATCTCCCGTATATGATACTTTTCTAAAGTCTTGGAAGGAACCATGCTGGGACTCTCTGTAACAGGGTCTCGTCCTTTTTGGTTCTTGGGGAATGCAATTACATCACGGATACTTGTGGACCCTAAAAGCATTGCACAGAGTCTGTCAAACCCAATAGCAAAGCCAGCATGGGGAGGACATCCAGATTCGAAAGCCCCCAACAAATGTCCAAACAACCGATGGGGATCTTGGATCCCGAGaatctctttgaaaatataCTGTTGTAGATTAGAGTCATgaattcttcttgaacctCCTCCAACTTCAACTCCGTTGACAACCAGATCGTAATGCTCACCATGTACCGCCAAAGGATCGGTTGAGAGAAGATCGTAATCTGCAGGTGAACACATGGTGAACGGGTGATGGGTAGACTCATATTGGTTCTTTTTGTAAAGTGGATAGCTTTGCTTTCCGCTTAGttggtcttcttctacGGGATTGAACAGCGGGAAATCAACTACCCAAGTAGCAACACTCAAGTCTTTTAAAGTGTCTTCTTCACTGTTAGCCACTGTTCTTCTCCATTTTGTAGGGAATTGTTCAATGGCAAGTTGTCTAAAACGTCCCAGGGGAGTTGGATTCTCATATGGCAGAATGGCTCTATCAGCTCCGGTAATTATATCACCAGGTTGAAGATTGAGCTTGGCCGTaagctcttcaagtttAGAGGAATCGATATCAGCATACTCAGAGAAATGCTGGTGCCAATTGTTCAAGTCAGTGGTGGATTTAATGGCAAACATTGCTGGTCTCCTAGATTTATAATTATCGGGTTGTATGAGCAAGTCAGGAATCGTATAATGCGATCCTTCAAATGCTTGTTTCAAAACACACACTTCGAAAACAGGGAAATCAGGGTTGGCAACTCTTGTTGTGAATTCAGATATATCGTGAAATCGTAATGATGACCTTAAATCAGGTTTATCAATCCCATATAACTCTAGAACTGATTTGTATGACATCAATGGGAATTCGTTGGACCTAACTAGCTGGTCAGTTC containing:
- a CDS encoding Component of NuA4, which is an essential histone H4/H2A acetyltransferase complex, with amino-acid sequence MVLPSAAGARFRQRKISVKQTLQVFKQSDIADLETEDQQRELQKIETGVEKGEEEEEHLQRVINAAQAAVISGGKVEKAYIPTPDASQVWKDYDKYYRDKFQPPGTYIRFSATVEETTGCIYNLDEEDESFLKEVLNKNLANGIKPCTETELEIVLQRFEVVIDKKQPFLAMDPSQILTFEELHSAALVVDPNSIEEIELSLEKQLGLHPFRTLLDGQRSQLSHRKLAELLRIFGQKIYDHWKQRRIARHGRPITAQLRFEDSSEKDDSDPYVCFRRREFRQARKTRRTDTQGSERLRKLHRELKQTRDLLLAVAQREVKRKEAIEVGHEVFQLRCSVKTLKRDLGVKGEEEDLVAHKRKKVVPTTDEDRKYRKGYNSGNYPNRNQAQAQQQQQQLQQQQISKSGLNPVSIQPYVKLPMSRIPDMDLITVSTVLNEKDEAINRAVAEKLRQRKESDRGWVNLTDDPFNPFLQFTNPDSILEKGHFPYSSIAAALFEVDQSNYFDPEITQLIKDKKPLPRTLCFKDNALTTPLPPSIYEVASNNKLDVTAPICKVRKRMGRRGLWIDRKMTVDEPLDEFLDFSTFEKSLDADITDRNSAKSQQGMNVYDSVDDANSRLRSRFSFDRDVPLFNPVDPSELNQISSQTQSIRFGCMLLTKAYEQVHQAKQKLFLEQQQHQQKQQQKLLQQRQKVQQKLQQQQQQQQQAQQQNPKSNTNKVVNQINNTKSPVKQSKIPSKVSKNISGVTTSAGKGA
- a CDS encoding Mitochondrial aspartyl-tRNA synthetase, required for acylation of aspartyl-tRNA, with translation MLRQTKYISRRCSVCIWRRGLSSRVQLPDRETTVAKFVFPSTTHTIGSVALSLEKYLGKEITLHGWMNSKPRKVSKRLAFGELRDYNGDITQIVIADEEMISLQLQLEDAIAVTGTISRRRPKKDQSEESVGKLWDLNVIKLQILNRSNLVPSQLKSLDVASPDYPPEYRYLQLRSKFFQDALKLRAKALQRVRSTLDSLSFTEIETPLLFKSTPEGANEFLVPTRRKSYFYALPQSPQQYKQLLMASGVKSYYQVARCFRDEDLRADRQPEFTQIDIEMSFADGKQVRHAVEQVVNNVWLDVKKSPLYVPFGTDQLVRSNEFPLMSYKSVLELYGIDKPDLRSSLRFHDISEFTTRVANPDFPVFEVCVLKQAFEGSHYTIPDLLIQPDNYKSRRPAMFAIKSTTDLNNWHQHFSEYADIDSSKLEELTAKLNLQPGDIITGADRAILPYENPTPLGRFRQLAIEQFPTKWRRTVANSEEDTLKDLSVATWVVDFPLFNPVEEDQLSGKQSYPLYKKNQYESTHHPFTMCSPADYDLLSTDPLAVHGEHYDLVVNGVEVGGGSRRIHDSNLQQYIFKEILGIQDPHRLFGHLLGAFESGCPPHAGFAIGFDRLCAMLLGSTSIRDVIAFPKNQKGRDPVTESPSMVPSKTLEKYHIREIEACHQ